In one window of Branchiostoma floridae strain S238N-H82 chromosome 14, Bfl_VNyyK, whole genome shotgun sequence DNA:
- the LOC118430084 gene encoding uncharacterized protein LOC118430084 produces the protein MKLLLTILFLCAAAVDAQWWSSWFSTHDADDSTPHATWNGLKVTFGVNPFFGNNFDSMPRTTEMADEKGWTQFGPKSCSAGTWQGFRYVKNSDPAVILLFDKNGYIAGMQMGVYKSELPSDGSVPPARITPPWIKDESKDMLLLTVYFVQPSEKHENSRSRIIDIITRLYVTTTGNICGEGRTDDEYQEAGTGTGLYIQTGPNPTSDVMSAPLQQADVEGTDWTRGECFWAMGQHYWYKFRPDMNCDDFYPVFLLYNDGKLNGFGWNINTPLDSPRYESPPTGAVSLFFAQKPPCFDEHVHRGISTLHIYLDDSPSSNFC, from the exons ATGAAGCTGTTATTGACCATCCTCTTTCTCTGCGCGGCTGCCGTGGACGCCCAGTGGTGGTCTTCCTGGTTCAGCACTCATGATGCCGACGACAGCACACCAC ATGCGACATGGAACGGCTTAAAAG TGACCTTCGGAGTGAACCCGTTTTTCGGAAACAACTTTGACAGCATGCCGCGAACCACGGAGATGGCCGATGAGAAGGGGTGGACGCAGTTCGGTCCGAAATCGTGCTCAG CTGGCACGTGGCAGGGTTTCCGTTATGTGAAGAACAGTGACCCCGCAGTCATCTTGCTGTTCGATAAGAACGGCTACATCGCCGGGATGCAGATGGGG GTATACAAGAGTGAGCTGCCCTCTGACGGCAGCGTCCCACCCGCACGAATCACTCCGCCATGGATAAAGGACGAGAGCAAGGATATGCTACTCCTCACCGTCTATTTCGTCCAGCCAAGTGA AAAACacgaaaacagccggagccgaattATAGATATAATAACCAGATTATACGTTACCACAACAGGTAATATCTGCGGTGAAGGCCGTACCGATGACGAGTACCAGGAGGCAGGCACGGGGACGGGTTTGTACATCCAGACCGGACCTAACCCGACCTCTGACGTCATGTCCGCACCGCTACAACAGGCAGATGTGGAGGGGACAGACTGGACAAGGGGAGAGTGTTTCTGGGCCAtgg GTCAGCACTACTGGTACAAGTTTAGACCCGACATGAACTGTGACGACTTCTACCCAGTCTTCCTGCTGTACAACGACGGGAAGCTGAACGGGTTCGGCTGGAACATCAACACCCCACTGGACAGTCCCCGCTACGAGAGCCCTCCCACAGGCGCAGTTAGT TTGTTCTTCGCCCAGAAGCCACCCTGTTTCGATGAGCACGTGCATCGTGGCATATCCACCCTGCATATCTACCTGGACGATTCGCCCAGCTCCAACTTCTGTTAG
- the LOC118430702 gene encoding ZP domain-containing protein-like — translation MTGFPFVVAGCPVDDTVTLISSPDLTESRFSIRAFSFIADRDQVFLHCDAIVCNATDPRSRCSQGCVTSANVTHAERMRRSAGHGHSSHVMAGPIVRFINGQVSTDDSVRETPSVPLFFALLAINVLTGLALTGVVLFKLTGHRGNEGTAG, via the exons ATGACCGGCTTTCCCTTCGTTGTGGCCGG GTGTCCGGTGGATGATACTGTGACTCTTATCTCTTCTCCTGACCTTACAGAGAGCAGGTTCAGCATCCGGGCCTTTAGTTTCATCGCCGATAGGGACCAG GTGTTCTTGCACTGCGACGCCATCGTGTGTAACGCAACAGACCCGCGATCAAGGTGCTCTCAGGGgtgcgtgacgtcagcaaacgTCACACATGCAGAGCGCATGCGCCGGTCTGCTGGCCATGGCCACAGCAGTCACGTGATGGCCGGCCCTATCGTGAGATTCATCAACGGACAGGTCTCAACAGATGACAGCG tcaGGGAAACACCGTCTGTGCCTCTGTTCTTTGCACTGTTGGCCATAAATGTTCTGACGGGACTGGCTCTGACCGGCGTTGTGCTGTTCAAACTGACCGGTCATCGCGGTAACGAGGGCACAGCCGGATAG
- the LOC118430083 gene encoding neurogenic locus notch homolog protein 1-like, which produces MHNCNPVGENAGAVCSNCASASCNSNGACVTSRSPGPGNFTCSCAVGWAGEFCQEDVDECELGACRNGATCTNTGGGYTCSCPVGFSGINCQTNLCAPSPCQHDGMCVPESQGFRCVCQQGWEGTHCGTASGVVTTCTKNLMKIAIPRGYVGGLPAGYLQLRDPSCNATGNDTFVFISTPLRGCGTRRLVTSDDIIYTNVITNRRVYIRGIATRIQSVRITVQCRYPRVVQAKFKYQPDSRVIEFRDSGTGRLGFEMRLYATSAFRRVYDQGMFPIRAV; this is translated from the exons ATGCACAACTGTAACCCAGTGGGAGAGAACGCAGGCGCAGTGTGCTCAA ATTGTGCCAGTGCCTCTTGTAACAGCAACGGAGCCTGTGTGACGTCACGTTCACCAGGCCCTGGTAACTTCACCTGCAGCTGCGCAGTGGGGTGGGCAGGAGAATTCTGTCAAG AAGATGTGGACGAGTGTGAACTAGGAGCCTGTCGCAACGGAGCAACCTGCACCAATACGGGCGGGGGTTACACGTGTTCGTGTCCGGTCGGCTTCAGTGGTATAAACTGCCAAACAA ACTTATGTGCCCCCAGCCCCTGTCAGCATGACGGTATGTGCGTCCCCGAGAGTCAAGGCTTCcggtgtgtctgtcaacaaggcTGGGAGGGAACCCACTGTGGCACCG CGTCAGGTGTTGTAACCACCTGTACGAAGAACCTGATGAAAATAGCCATCCCACGAGGCTATGTTGGGGGTCTCCCGGCAGGGTATCTACAGTTACGGGACCCGTCTTGTAACGCCACCGGCAATGATACCTTTGTATTCATCTCTACCCCACTCAGGGGCTGTGGGACTAGAAGGCTG GTTACCAGTGATGACATCATCTACACCAACGTCATCACCAACAGACGggtttacatccggggtatcGCTACTAGGATTCAAAGT GTTCGCATCACCGTCCAGTGCCGGTACCCACGCGTGGTCCAGGCCAAGTTCAAGTACCAGCCGGACAGTCGCGTCATCGAGTTCCGGGACAGTGGGACGGGCAGGTTGGGGTTCGAGATGAGGCTCTACGCTACTTCCGCATTCCGACGCGTGTACGACCAAGGAATGTTTCCTATTCGC GCTGTGTAG